In one Liolophura sinensis isolate JHLJ2023 chromosome 11, CUHK_Ljap_v2, whole genome shotgun sequence genomic region, the following are encoded:
- the LOC135477414 gene encoding uncharacterized protein LOC135477414 isoform X2, translating into MDSQRRSLSLRSFWIEYQTPVKRNPEPQGDRFSVHHQQNWSRQAPSVRTASQRWKERHVHGEQFSPMSSALSWPGPRTVIVPRTDQGFGFTLRHFIVYPPESATDNLAEGEIFTDENDPEGRRVKRTKLSSLEPMDTIFVKHVKESGPAHLAGLNTGDRIVSVNGESVTGKTYSQVIALIQSSASALKLLVVPKHEDILQMAYQTSVYDQTQEMFHSDGGLISASQGSYVKVEHAGIAPTTEVTVTSRRGGWREELRRKYSTPLDETGYGCKPDRDIKSVSWQGSSGSPREPLRGDSRNSNGRKGSFDIRISYNYPSGKAQTNYSPSQKSADYGLYYPVVRKDLWAEPADTVSNQSRSNSNSMSSLSARQSQECVVQPLGSQEKLGQSQSSWTRSGTQDYPSLRLSQENMSYSRRSKDGALQSQEDVWSSPYSSARSHTWDSSKFASRTGKGASDSVPRSLTTSSLSKMRTKGMEYSPPDSTPLSSVGSNMKPVRYSVSSSTSNLPQNVSPTRLIQYAPPHTALSSQRSAKSTSADNLQNAGSLSVHRSSLGGQKSGYAVTGSRIKDYHEPNIPGRTFVVRIGDKVTVSPPSGPVTQTSCTNPVSMNNTCSFGTTFALTRAPSGKSFESRKNAQLPVSERKKQFEGTVRKEEVQQATASSGSYEMSTSTKRYKTEIEKLQSLGKIGDIVKRVQHFEVSNSSSSESGTPPPPNYSEKTPPPHEIHITTVPPMYSPTHRQQSQIGTRQQEQQQVPSPIPQQSPAQTQQQQQQQHPPVQQPAIKVRKISTERYQPPGSPSNSRPDSTGTNVPVRVCLPQSTSAPSSPTVEEAKGFEDAALRSGSKCLMDTNGMSTSMINPPLRMDSVEGTFLSTENVSSSSLNSNNRPTRKVSYLTAVNAPICKQEDLTILSSPQLIINGQNLDHQSVSTNDLDFVGHTVCSVSESHTEACATHKRSRSTFSFFSNATSGLLSAFSTLTAVMTASTENLNRAGCKSSEESMVAPGDGMVPPTSSGLKSASVPNVVMRKKAEEDDGIKLHRRTSYLMATAKDRTTLTLPLDKSAPVSTEMPVSPSKGINIKKQKQRFGEKTPRIPEGNEGKRSSQDLNSPIHEVVKEGFLYCKTAITDGKRASDRSWKPMWATLKGHALYLVKDKKDGSWNPNDEQLISIKSCLVDIANDYTKKKNVFRLKTYNGSEYLLQADDQDAMSDWIQAIQTNNDPDGDVRHDIREKGVVMSDFMLRKTTQYDQQVPSKTSPQAQQKSKKLSGLSFKGKMPYSPNVKRKKPLDDASRSKTWKGKFKSFRRLAGGASSAVEEEVVPTGTFGVPLELCVPSPENELVPLIVEICTKIVEARGLEVVGIYRVPGNTVSVHTMQDDLNRGFENMNSENDKWLDVNVISSLLKAFFRKLPEPLVTEDLYQSFINANRADDPMRRMLSLKRLLHDLPEHHFETFRHLAAHLKLVAMHEEYNKMDSRNLAIVFGPTLIRRKDEDMATLVKDMSDQCRIVESVIVNNEWFFSSWEEDNVVPVDDASIVSAPVSSSNSLLTRLAEDDRGKEINPKDIVSSIILAANKKLKGKDKKYSSLMSDDGDLDSECGPNERNIDQEVARRRAKSEEILTQDSASESTSTSSASKSFDQQDSVSMEHHDTYPFKLSSGAYSSERVPPLGTEEYMDWVFLRTHSDSQQRAATSNRPASLARHYSDDSLLDKNDELEISLGSLHNKCSYSRDRVDQLWRIELEARALREKEEMHQRESEKRRLEQQRIEQELARTKKELEIEDSHSLEDLLHTEFAMQISDFAVNRMSDLNGRGMGPQDSGLLLSEYSAMSSDRRDAGKFYSPKMGGACGSVARFGRPGRYEHEGGVSCHSGIGYGDRQGSMGKRAGSLETIIDVKCNNGKRSSGHHGKGKRDGDRGSGFKPLDQAEGKTVLLTRSSSVRRGSLDSLRDFYDKQDHRSSWASTDSEDGSDLLTSLTTTFDQKLQILLNPKFKLTGAAKRQLCASESTGSETTAEENKAEREVVFAQPSAVAIKPVPPLKVEEYTAPKPAPSKQFTDHSLVQRLSRLGESGFDRSFRDPSLHRMHKPDAKIGIASRFERGSSINSSSSIVNNEMSMSTSSLPSGSLGYRPLSSQRDKGDGVDTGQSSLKYAVGLLGSKSSQTEAGSAQKSSSGSARAEGKPFSLRAECRPITKSEKTEVNLSPVKTVTRGHIRGSETILFVGVICGKVQRLCGRSL; encoded by the exons TGCTTCTGCTCTCAAACTGTTGGTAGTCCCCAAACATGAGGATATTCTGCAGATG GCCTATCAGACCTCAGTGTATGATCAAACACAGGAAATGTTCCACAGCGACGGCGGTTTGATATCCGCATCCCAAGGCAGCTATGTCAAAGTGGAGCATGCTGGGATAGCCCCAACCACGGAGGTCACAGTCACATCTCGCCGAGGGGGGTGGAGGGAAGAACTGAGACGGAAGTACTCCACCCCCCTGGATGAGACCGGCTACGGGTGCAAACCTGACCGTGATATAAAGAGCGTCAGTTGGCAAGGAAGCAGCGGGTCGCCAAGAGAGCCATTGCGTGGTGACAGTCGAAACAGTAATGGGCGTAAAGGCTCGTTTGATATTCGTATTTCTTACAACTATCCTTCTGGAAAGGCTCAGACCAATTACAGCCCTTCACAGAAGTCTGCAGACTACGGATTATACTACCCTGTGGTGCGCAAAGACCTTTGGGCAGAGCCTGCGGATACTGTGTCCAATCAGTCACGTTCAAACTCAAACTCCATGTCGAGTCTGTCCGCCAGACAGTCTCAGGAATGTGTTGTTCAGCCGCTGGGCTCGCAAGAAAAACTCGGTCAGTCGCAGTCGAGCTGGACACGCAGTGGCACGCAAGATTACCCGAGTTTGAGACTGTCGCAGGAAAATATGTCGTATTCGCGCAGGTCCAAAGATGGCGCACTTCAATCCCAGGAGGACGTTTGGTCCTCTCCATACAGCTCTGCTCGCTCCCACACGTGGGACTCGTCTAAGTTTGCCTCCCGCACAGGCAAAGGCGCCAGTGACTCTGTCCCACGCTCTCTCACTACCTCGTCGCTTTCCAAAATGAGGACAAAAGGAATGGAGTACTCTCCCCCTGACTCGACGCCGTTGTCGAGTGTAGGGTCGAATATGAAGCCTGTGCGTTACAGCGTGAGTAGCAGCACCAGTAACCTGCCTCAGAATGTCAGTCCCACGCGACTCATACAGTATGCTCCCCCACACACAGCTCTCTCTTCTCAGCGCAGTGCGAAATCCACCAGTGCTGATAACTTACAGAATGCAGGGAGCCTGTCTGTGCATAGGTCAAGCTTAGGTGGTCAAAAATCTGGCTACGCAGTCACTGGGTCACGGATAAAGGATTACCACGAACCTAATATCCCGGGGCGTACGTTTGTGGTCCGTATTGGAGACAAAGTGACAGTTTCCCCGCCCTCAGGGCCAGTAACACAGACCTCCTGCACAAACCCGGTCAGTATGAACAACACTTGTAGCTTTGGAACTACATTTGCTCTCACGAGAGCCCCCAGTGGGAAGTCTTTCGAGTCTCGTAAAAATGCTCAGTTACCAGTGTCCGAGCGCAAGAAACAGTTTGAAGGTACCGTTAGAAAAGAAGAGGTACAGCAGGCGACTGCTTCATCAGGCTCTTACGAAATGTCCACCTCTACCAAACGCTACAAAACAGAGATAGAGAAATTGCAGAGTTTAGGCAAAATAGGAGATATTGTTAAAAGAGTGCAGCATTTTGAGGTATCAAATAGTAGCAGTAGTGAATCAGGAACCCCACCACCCCCTAATTATAGCGAGAAGACCCCACCCCCGCACGAGATCCACATAACCACTGTCCCACCCATGTACTCTCCTACTCACAGACAGCAGTCACAAATCGGGACAcgacaacaagaacaacagcaAGTGCCATCACCAATTCCCCAGCAATCCCCAGCCCAaactcaacaacaacagcagcagcagcatcCACCTGTTCAGCAGCCAGCTATCAAAGTGCGCAAAATTTCCACGGAGCGTTATCAGCCTCCTGGTTCACCATCAAACAGTCGCCCAGACAGCACAGGTACAAATGTCCCTGTCAGGGTTTGTCTTCCGCAGTCCACAAGCGCCCCAAGCTCTCCAACTGTGGAGGAAGCAAAGGGCTTTGAGGACGCAGCCTTGCGCTCAGGAAGTAAGTGCTTAATGGACACAAATGGAATGTCCACATCCATGATAAATCCACCTTTGCGGATGGATTCTGTTGAAGGCACCTTTTTGTCCACTGAAAATGTGTCGTCTTCGTCTTTGAACTCTAATAACAGGCCCACAAGGAAGGTCTCCTACCTTACAGCTGTGAATGCTCCCATCTGCAAACAAG AGGATCTAACAATCCTATCTTCACCTCAGCTTATTATCAATGGACAAAACCTTGACCATCAATCTGTCTCCACCAATGACCTTGACTTTGTGGGGCACACAGTGTGCTCTGTGTCTGAATCACACACAGAAGCCTGTGCCACTCacaaaaggtcaaggtcaactTTCAGTTTTTTCTCCAATGCCACCAGTGGTCTCCTCTCTGCTTTCAGCACTCTTACAGCAG TCATGACCGCGTCAACGGAGAATCTGAACCGAGCTGGCTGCAAGTCCTCCGAAGAGTCCATGGTTGCCCCCGGAGACGGCATGGTCCCGCCCACCTCATCTGGGCTCAAATCTGCGTCAGTGCCAAATGTGGTGATGAGGAAGAAAGCTGAAG AAGATGATGGCATCAAGCTTCATCGGCGGACGTCATACCTGATGGCCACGGCCAAGGATAGGACTACACTGACCCTGCCACTGGACAAGTCTGCACCGGTCAGCACAGAAATGCC GGTAAGTCCCTCCAAGGGCATCAATATCAAGAAACAGAAACAGCGCTTTGGGGAAAAG ACACCTCGTATTCCTGAAGGTAATGAAGGGAAGCGTTCATCCCAGGATTTGAACAGCCCGATCCATGAGGTGGTGAAAGAAGGCTTCCTCTACTGCAAGACCGCCATCACAGATGGAAAG AGAGCCAGTGACCGCTCCTGGAAACCGATGTGGGCTACCTTGAAAGGTCATGCCCTTTACTTGGTCAAGGACAAAAAAGACGGTTCCTGG AATCCCAATGACGAGCAGCTGATCTCTATCAAGTCATGCCTGGTGGACATCGCCAACGATTACACGAAGAAAAAGAACGTGTTCCGTCTGAAGACGTACAACGGGTCTGAGTACCTGCTGCAGGCAGATGACCAGGACGCCATGTCCGATTGGATACAGGCCATTCAGACCAACAACGACCCGGACGGTGATGTAAGACACGATATTCGG GAAAAGGGAGTGGTTATGTCGGACTTCATGTTACGCAAAACCACGCAATATGACCAACAAGTGCCCTCCAAAACCTCGCCCCAGGCACAGCAGAAAAGCAAGAAGCTCTCAGGGTTGTCTTTCAAGGGTAAAATGCCATACTCTCCGAATGTGAAGAGGAAAAAACCGCTAG ACGATGCGTCGCGCTCTAAAACCTGGAAAGGGAAGTTCAAGAGTTTCCGGCGCCTAGCTGGTGGGGCCAGTTCTGCGGTCGAGGAGGAAGTTGTGCCCACGGGGACATTTGGAGTGCCGCTGGAACTCTGTGTGCCCTCTCCAGAGAATGAG CTGGTGCCCCTCATCGTGGAGATCTGTACCAAGATTGTGGAGGCGAGAGGGTTAGAGGTGGTCGGCATCTACCGCGTACCCGGGAATACTGTGTCAGTCCACACCATGCAGGATGATCTCAATAGG GGTTTCGAGAATATGAACAGTGAGAACGACAAATGGTTAGATGTGAATGTGATCAGCAGTTTGCTCAAAGCCTTCTTCAGGAAGCTCCCAGAGCCTCTGGTCACTGAGG ATTTGTACCAGTCTTTTATCAATGCTAACCGTGCGGACGACCCCATGAGACGGATGCTGAGCCTTAAGAGACTTCTGCACGATTTACCcgaacatcattttgagacaTTCAGACATCTGGCAGCTCACCTAAAACTAGTCGCCATGCACGAGGAGTACAATAAGATGGACTCTCGGAACTTGGCCATCGTGTTTGGTCCGACGCTGATTAGGCGTAAAGACGAGGACATGGCCACTCTGGTGAAGGACATGTCTGATCAGTGCCGGATTGTGGAGAGCGTCATTGTTAAT aatGAGTGGTTCTTCAGTTCATGGGAGGAGGATAATGTGGTGCCAGTGGACGATGCTTCTATTGTCAGCGCTCCCGTCAGCAGTTCAAACAGTCTTCTTACCAGGCTTGCTGAAG ATGACCGAGGTAAAGAGATCAATCCGAAGGACATTGTGTCTTCGATAATTCTGGCAGCTAACAAGAAGCTGAAGGGAAAAGACAAGAAGTATAGTTCTTTGATGTCTGATGACGGTGACCTTGACAGCGAGTGTGGGCCAAACGAGCGCAACATTGATCAAGAGGTCGCGCGGAGGCGGGCTAAGTCTGAAGAGATTCTCACGCAGGACTCGGCCTCGGAGTCAACCTCCACTTCGTCTGCATCGAAAAGTTTCGATCAACAGGATTCTGTGTCCATGGAACATCACGACACGTACCCATTCAAACTGTCCTCAGGAGCATACAGTTCTGAGAGAGTTCCTCCCCTTGGCACAGAGGAGTACATGGACTGGGTGTTCTTACGTACACACAGCGATAGCCAACAGCGTGCTGCGACCTCAAACCGGCCGGCATCTCTTGCTAGGCATTATTCAGACGATTCGTTGTTGGACAAAAATGATGAGTTAGAAATCTCTCTCGGGAGCCTCCATAATAAGTGTAGTTATAGTCGAGATAGAGTCGACCAATTGTGGAGGATCGAACTCGAGGCCAGAGCCTTGAGAGAAAAAGAGGAGATGCACCAAAGAGAAAGCGAAAAACGCCGTTTAGAACAGCAGAGAATAGAACAGGAGTTAGCGCGGACGAAAAAAGAGCTGGAAATCGAGGATAGTCACAGTTTGGAAGATCTGCTGCACACAGAGTTTGCCATGCAAATTTCAGACTTTGCCGTGAATCGAATGTCTGATTTGAATGGAAGAGGCATGGGGCCTCAGGACTCTGGATTATTGTTGTCAGAGTACAGTGCAATGTCTTCTGACAGGAGAGACGCTGGGAAATTTTATTCCCCAAAAATGGGTGGGGCTTGTGGCTCAGTAGCGAGATTTGGGCGTCCAGGAAGGTACGAGCATGAAGGAGGAGTGTCTTGTCATTCAGGCATTGGTTACGGCGATCGTCAAGGGTCGATGGGGAAAAGAGCGGGTTCACTGGAGACGATTATCGATGTGAAGTGCAATAATGGGAAACGCAGCTCTGGGCATCATGGGAAAGGAAAGAGAGACGGTGATCGGGGGTCAGGCTTCAAGCCCCTTGACCAGGCAGAGGGTAAGACCGTATTGCTGACCCGCTCCAGCTCCGTGAGGCGAGGCTCGCTGGATTCTCTTAGAGACTTTTATGATAAGCAGGATCACCGCTCATCGTGGGCGTCTACGGACTCTGAGGATGGCTCTGATCTCCTCACCAGTCTCACAACAACCTTTGACCAAAAACTCCAGATCTTGCTCAACCCAAAGTTCAAGCTGACCGGCGCAGCCAAAAGGCAACTTTGTGCGTCAGAGAGCACAGGGTCTGAAACCACGGCGGAGGAGAACAAGGCGGAGAGAGAAGTTGTTTTTGCCCAGCCGTCTGCGGTAGCCATCAAACCAGTGCCTCCTTTGAAGGTGGAGGAATACACGGCACCCAAGCCTGCTCCTAGCAAACAGTTTACAGATCATTCCCTCGTACAGAGGCTATCGCGACTGGGTGAATCTGGTTTCGACCGGTCTTTCCGGGATCCCAGCCTCCACAGAATGCACAAACCCGATGCCAAAATTGGCATTGCTTCTCGGTTTGAGCGAGGCTCATCCATCAATAGCTCCAGCAGTATAGTGAATAATGAGATGAGCATGAGCACTAGTTCCTTACCCAGTGGATCGCTGGGGTACAGGCCCTTGTCCTCACAGAGGGATAAAGGTGATGGGGTGGACACTGGGCAGTCTAGTCTGAAGTATGCGGTGGGATTGCTAGGGAGTAAGAGCAGCCAAACCGAAGCTGGGAGCGCACAGAAATCGTCTAGTGGGTCTGCACGTGCCGAAGGCAAGCCCTTCAGCCTAAGGGCGGAGTGCAGGCCAATCACAAAGTCTGAGAAGACAGAAGTGAATCTGTCCCCTGTCAAAACTGTCACGAGAGGACACATCAGGGGCTCCGAGACAATTCTCTTTGTTGGAGTCATCTGTGGGAAAGTGCAGCGGCTCTGTGGACGATCTCTGTGA